The following are encoded together in the Kribbella sp. CA-293567 genome:
- a CDS encoding hotdog fold domain-containing protein has translation MANQVLAMWEKFRGLPGGTRLFSVAFTWKAPYFRSVRPRFVQVSPNYASLVLPKRRAVQNHIGTVHAIAVCNGLEAAMGALAEATVPAGKRWLPKGMEVAYLAKSTSDLTCSAETDPAAWAAGPDVPVQVKATRDDGTVVVQGTINLWVTDKK, from the coding sequence ATGGCGAATCAGGTGTTGGCGATGTGGGAGAAGTTCCGCGGTCTCCCCGGCGGTACCAGGCTGTTCTCGGTGGCGTTCACCTGGAAGGCGCCGTACTTCCGGTCGGTGCGGCCTCGGTTCGTGCAGGTCAGCCCCAACTACGCGTCGCTCGTCCTGCCGAAGCGGCGGGCCGTGCAGAACCACATCGGCACCGTGCACGCGATCGCCGTCTGCAACGGGTTGGAGGCCGCGATGGGCGCGCTGGCGGAGGCGACCGTCCCAGCCGGCAAGCGTTGGCTGCCGAAGGGGATGGAGGTCGCCTACCTGGCCAAGTCGACCTCGGACCTCACCTGCTCCGCCGAGACCGACCCTGCTGCCTGGGCGGCCGGCCCGGACGTGCCGGTCCAGGTCAAGGCGACCAGGGACGACGGGACTGTCGTAGTACAGGGCACTATCAATCTCTGGGTCACCGACAAGAAGTAG
- a CDS encoding CPBP family intramembrane glutamic endopeptidase, producing MRRWVLAGGIAVLVGSALVLVVTGNTDVRYTADSDSIQPMWARWIPAVVGILLIRVLPWRLDRAPGGSADRRQAWILLGCAAAFAVLLKVLGLGLFEVLKALLLLAVPLAVFRWWGGKPTADWPTSVRWAPVLPVATFLGLSYVGPLAVPVPAKPDLTAIELVLTVVGVFFINSVLEEYFYRRWLQTRWEQLLGPWPAILLSSIAWAVWHIALQGRGELGIDLASVLVNQGVQGLFLGYLWSRYRLMWPLITVHGAINAVGLMLSLV from the coding sequence ATGCGGAGATGGGTGCTGGCGGGCGGGATCGCAGTACTGGTGGGTTCTGCGCTGGTGCTGGTGGTCACCGGCAACACCGATGTGCGGTACACCGCCGACAGCGACAGCATCCAGCCGATGTGGGCGCGGTGGATCCCTGCGGTTGTCGGCATCTTGCTGATCAGAGTGCTGCCGTGGCGGCTCGACCGGGCGCCTGGCGGGTCGGCTGATCGGCGGCAGGCCTGGATCCTGCTGGGGTGTGCGGCGGCTTTCGCAGTACTGCTGAAGGTGCTTGGGCTCGGGCTCTTCGAGGTACTGAAGGCGCTCTTGCTGCTTGCCGTGCCACTGGCTGTGTTCCGCTGGTGGGGCGGTAAACCGACGGCCGACTGGCCGACCTCGGTCCGCTGGGCGCCGGTACTGCCGGTGGCGACGTTCCTGGGGCTGAGCTACGTGGGCCCGCTGGCGGTGCCCGTACCAGCCAAGCCGGACCTGACCGCGATCGAGCTCGTACTGACCGTCGTAGGCGTGTTCTTCATCAACAGTGTGCTTGAGGAGTACTTCTACCGGCGTTGGCTGCAGACAAGGTGGGAGCAGCTGCTCGGTCCGTGGCCGGCGATCCTGCTGTCGTCGATCGCCTGGGCGGTCTGGCATATCGCGCTGCAGGGCCGTGGTGAGCTAGGGATCGACCTGGCGTCGGTACTGGTCAACCAGGGGGTGCAAGGACTGTTCCTGGGATACCTGTGGAGCCGGTACCGGCTGATGTGGCCGCTGATCACCGTGCACGGGGCGATCAACGCTGTCGGGCTAATGCTGTCGCTGGTGTGA
- a CDS encoding GNAT family N-acetyltransferase, which produces MTDDLRLVDVESKHLDDVYRVRSRSFGLLSAGDREEWLSDVQGFIDDGRIVGVVDGDELVAAARIWAFQQWWGGRKVPMGGVAGVVVAPEYRGRGVGSKLMRGVLARSVEHGYPLSALYPATTVIYRHLGYEFAGGRFRYTFPAAELRSLGGKEVSVRRAGPADAKRFLELVGQLHAAARISGPLVWPEDKVAEWLGEENSFCYLAEDGFVVYGWQSGKLRVEELVAGSEATARALWSVVGSGSSISADVEAYMSPDDPAHLLVNKEADKNTVIEHWMLRLLDAPAAISARGFAPGASLEVDLELDDSELAANTGRWHLSVSGGSGSLTPSTSTGEVLRLGSRGLSALYSGTPLATMRRAGLAWGGATAGDGAIDTAFAGATSYMLDYF; this is translated from the coding sequence GTGACTGACGACTTGCGGTTGGTGGATGTTGAGAGCAAGCACCTCGACGACGTGTACCGGGTGCGGTCGAGGTCTTTCGGGCTGCTGAGCGCCGGTGACCGGGAGGAGTGGCTCTCGGATGTGCAGGGGTTCATCGACGACGGGCGGATCGTCGGTGTCGTCGACGGGGACGAACTGGTCGCCGCGGCCCGGATCTGGGCGTTCCAGCAGTGGTGGGGTGGGCGCAAGGTGCCGATGGGCGGAGTGGCGGGAGTCGTGGTCGCACCGGAGTACCGGGGGCGTGGGGTCGGCAGCAAGCTGATGCGCGGGGTGCTCGCTCGCAGCGTCGAGCACGGCTATCCGCTGTCGGCGCTCTACCCGGCGACGACTGTGATCTACCGGCACCTCGGGTACGAGTTCGCAGGCGGTCGCTTCCGCTACACGTTCCCGGCGGCAGAGCTGCGGTCACTCGGCGGCAAAGAGGTCAGCGTCCGCCGCGCCGGTCCTGCCGACGCCAAGCGGTTCCTGGAGCTTGTCGGGCAATTGCATGCTGCCGCCCGGATCAGTGGGCCGCTGGTCTGGCCGGAGGACAAGGTGGCCGAGTGGCTGGGGGAGGAGAACAGCTTCTGCTACCTCGCTGAGGACGGCTTCGTCGTCTACGGCTGGCAGAGCGGCAAGCTGCGCGTGGAGGAGTTGGTAGCCGGCTCTGAAGCCACTGCGCGTGCCCTGTGGTCGGTAGTGGGCTCCGGATCTTCCATCTCGGCAGATGTCGAGGCCTATATGTCTCCTGACGACCCCGCGCATCTACTGGTCAACAAGGAAGCCGACAAGAACACAGTGATCGAGCACTGGATGCTGCGGCTGCTCGACGCCCCAGCGGCGATCTCTGCTCGCGGCTTTGCGCCGGGAGCCTCGCTGGAGGTTGACCTGGAGCTGGACGACTCGGAACTCGCCGCCAATACCGGACGCTGGCACCTGTCTGTCTCAGGTGGCTCTGGCTCGCTCACACCCTCCACCTCAACCGGTGAAGTCCTGCGCCTCGGCTCCCGTGGCTTGTCCGCCCTCTACTCCGGTACGCCGCTCGCCACCATGCGCCGGGCTGGGCTGGCGTGGGGCGGCGCGACTGCCGGCGACGGGGCGATCGATACGGCCTTCGCGGGCGCGACGTCGTACATGCTCGACTACTTCTGA
- the ruvC gene encoding crossover junction endodeoxyribonuclease RuvC gives MRVLGVDPGLTRCGLGVVEGTPGRPPTMVAVGVIRTPADLDVAKRLIQIEAQLEEWIVEHRPDAVAIERVFAQANVRTVMGTAQASGVAMVVAARRGLPVALHTPSEVKAAVTGSGRADKDQVTTMVTRILKLPERPTPADAADALALAICHIWRGGVTSRLQEAAVSRGNLEALAQAQSRLQVARLRAAVAAQAAPAPKGRR, from the coding sequence GTGCGCGTACTCGGTGTCGACCCGGGACTCACCCGGTGTGGGCTCGGCGTCGTCGAGGGCACGCCTGGGCGCCCACCGACGATGGTTGCCGTCGGCGTGATCCGGACGCCGGCCGATCTGGACGTCGCCAAGCGGCTGATCCAGATCGAGGCGCAGTTGGAGGAGTGGATCGTCGAGCACCGGCCCGACGCGGTCGCGATCGAGCGGGTCTTCGCCCAGGCGAACGTGCGCACCGTGATGGGCACCGCCCAGGCGTCCGGCGTCGCGATGGTGGTCGCCGCGCGACGTGGGCTGCCAGTGGCGCTGCACACCCCGTCGGAGGTGAAGGCCGCGGTGACCGGTTCGGGCCGAGCGGACAAGGACCAGGTGACCACGATGGTCACCCGGATCCTGAAGCTTCCTGAGCGGCCGACCCCCGCCGACGCCGCAGACGCGCTGGCGCTGGCGATCTGTCATATCTGGCGCGGTGGCGTGACCAGCCGGCTGCAGGAAGCAGCCGTGAGTCGCGGCAACCTGGAAGCCCTGGCCCAAGCCCAGTCGCGGCTGCAGGTGGCTAGACTGCGCGCGGCCGTGGCGGCTCAGGCGGCACCAGCACCGAAGGGCCGTCGGTGA
- the ruvA gene encoding Holliday junction branch migration protein RuvA translates to MIAFVRGPVAAIGLDSCVIEVGGIGLQVYCHPGTLATLRPGQEFKLATSMIVREDSLTLYGFADADEKELFELLQTASGVGPKLAQAALAVLSPDQLRQAVAAEDLAMLVKIPGVGKKVAQRLVLELKDKIGAPSRTVSGRPLAVTDAWRDQVHSALVGLGWSARDADDAVIAVSPLAADAAEPSVPDLLRAALRALSKA, encoded by the coding sequence ATGATCGCGTTCGTGCGTGGCCCGGTGGCCGCGATCGGGCTGGACAGTTGTGTGATCGAGGTTGGTGGGATCGGTCTGCAGGTCTACTGCCACCCCGGCACGCTGGCGACACTGCGTCCCGGGCAGGAGTTCAAGCTGGCCACCTCGATGATCGTGCGCGAGGACTCCCTGACCCTCTACGGCTTCGCCGACGCGGACGAGAAGGAGCTGTTCGAGCTGCTGCAGACCGCGTCGGGCGTCGGCCCGAAGCTGGCGCAGGCTGCCCTCGCCGTGCTGAGCCCGGACCAGCTCCGGCAGGCGGTCGCCGCCGAGGACCTGGCCATGCTGGTGAAGATCCCCGGTGTCGGCAAGAAGGTCGCCCAGCGGCTCGTGCTGGAGCTCAAGGACAAGATCGGCGCCCCTTCGCGCACCGTCTCCGGCCGTCCGCTGGCCGTGACCGACGCCTGGCGCGACCAGGTGCACTCCGCCCTCGTCGGCCTCGGCTGGTCGGCGCGAGATGCCGACGACGCCGTCATCGCCGTGTCGCCGCTGGCCGCGGACGCCGCCGAGCCGTCCGTTCCCGACCTCCTCCGCGCCGCACTTCGCGCGCTCTCGAAGGCGTAA
- the ruvB gene encoding Holliday junction branch migration DNA helicase RuvB — MDDNVRPLVSADALDLDERKIESALRPRTLDEFGGQRRVSEQLQLVLHAARGRNRAPDHVLLSGPPGLGKTTLAMIIAAELSAPLRITSGPAIQHAGDLAAILSGLNEGEVLFLDEIHRMSRPAEELLYMAMEDFRVDVIVGKGPGATAIPLEIPPFTLVGATTRAGLLPGPLRDRFGFTGHLEFYDSAELEKIVNRSAALLEVDITKEAAAEIASRSRGTPRIANRLLRRVRDFAEVRADGIVTIALSKAALELYEVDRMGLDRLDRSVLDALCRRFGGGPVGLSTLAVAVGEERETVEEVAEPFLVRSGYLARTPRGRVATPAAWRHLGLAVPKGATFADTLFDTEDE, encoded by the coding sequence ATGGACGACAACGTCAGGCCGCTGGTTTCCGCGGACGCGCTCGACCTCGACGAGCGCAAGATCGAGTCCGCTCTGCGGCCGCGGACACTCGACGAGTTCGGCGGGCAGCGCCGGGTCAGCGAGCAACTGCAACTCGTCCTGCACGCAGCTCGTGGCCGCAACCGCGCGCCCGACCATGTCCTGCTGTCCGGTCCGCCCGGCCTGGGCAAGACCACCCTCGCGATGATCATCGCCGCGGAGCTCTCGGCGCCGTTGCGGATCACCAGCGGTCCGGCCATCCAGCACGCGGGCGACCTGGCCGCGATCCTGTCCGGGCTGAACGAGGGCGAAGTGCTGTTCCTCGACGAGATCCACCGGATGTCCCGACCGGCCGAAGAGCTGCTGTACATGGCGATGGAGGACTTCCGCGTCGACGTGATCGTCGGCAAGGGCCCCGGCGCGACCGCGATTCCGCTGGAGATCCCGCCGTTCACCCTGGTCGGCGCGACCACCCGGGCCGGACTGCTGCCCGGACCGCTGCGGGACAGGTTCGGCTTCACCGGTCACCTGGAGTTCTACGACTCCGCCGAACTGGAGAAGATCGTCAACCGGTCGGCGGCCCTGCTGGAGGTCGACATCACCAAGGAGGCCGCGGCCGAGATCGCCTCCCGGTCCCGCGGTACCCCCCGGATCGCGAACCGGTTGCTCCGCCGGGTCCGCGACTTCGCCGAGGTCCGGGCCGACGGGATCGTCACGATCGCGCTGTCGAAGGCCGCCCTCGAGCTGTACGAGGTGGACCGGATGGGGCTCGACCGGCTCGACCGCTCGGTGCTGGACGCGCTCTGCCGGCGCTTCGGCGGGGGACCGGTCGGCCTGTCCACCCTGGCGGTCGCGGTCGGCGAGGAGCGGGAGACGGTCGAAGAGGTGGCCGAACCGTTCCTGGTCCGCTCGGGCTACCTGGCCAGAACACCGCGTGGCCGCGTCGCGACGCCGGCGGCCTGGCGGCATCTCGGCCTGGCGGTCCCGAAGGGCGCGACCTTCGCCGACACGCTCTTCGACACCGAGGACGAATGA
- the yajC gene encoding preprotein translocase subunit YajC has translation MVLIAAPMASSGGGGITLLLPLILIVGMIWFMSRSQRKQRQKQADTVAALQPGTKVITTSGQVGIVEEVDDEYVTLEISDGVLVQFVKAAIGRVIPEETDDAVADEPVDEAADQIAVEPAETKDTVDVPGTGTEKVQDKGKLPPTHSEN, from the coding sequence ATGGTTTTGATCGCCGCACCGATGGCCTCCTCCGGCGGTGGGGGCATCACGCTCCTGCTCCCGCTGATCCTGATTGTCGGGATGATCTGGTTCATGAGCCGCAGCCAGCGCAAGCAGCGCCAGAAGCAGGCCGACACGGTCGCCGCTCTGCAGCCGGGCACCAAGGTGATCACCACCAGTGGTCAGGTCGGCATCGTCGAGGAGGTCGACGACGAGTACGTGACGCTGGAGATCTCCGACGGCGTGCTGGTGCAGTTCGTCAAGGCCGCGATCGGCCGGGTCATCCCCGAGGAGACCGACGACGCGGTGGCCGACGAGCCGGTGGACGAGGCCGCCGACCAGATCGCGGTGGAGCCGGCCGAGACCAAGGACACCGTCGACGTACCGGGCACCGGGACCGAGAAGGTGCAGGACAAGGGCAAGCTGCCCCCCACGCACAGCGAGAACTGA
- the secD gene encoding protein translocase subunit SecD codes for MATTTTSRPGRTLIILGVVLVLLFGIMAIAKSWEPKLGLDLRGGTTITLTAKSLAGGGDVTAEQLTEAKNIISQRVNGAGIGEAEIATSGSDHITVAVPGANQDSLVDQVGQTALLYFRAVYDAQAGAPVPTAPPSATPTGKPSTTPKPSTPPKPSTTLKPSTSATPNGRAWSSVLGAATPTPTPAKASTPVPSAPVPSTPAATPPAPPVNNGDPLNYQPDAATQAAFAAYTCDKPAPKDEPGKPLVSCSKDKSTKYLLGPAILKGTELSDATAGIPQGGLGWQVDLKFTGEGGEKFLNATTAISKKPAGANLFAIVLDGVAISTPSVTQPIPGGQAQITGSFTESEARDLANVLKYGALPVSFDISEVATISPQLGGDQLSAGITAGLIGLGLVIIFSFLYYRGLGLVVVLSLLAAAALTYACVVLLGKTMGFTLTLSGIAGLIVAIGITADSFVIYFERLRDEVREGRSLRSSVETGWARAKHTIIAADSISLLAALVLYILAVGSVKGFAFTLGLTTLIDLVIVFVFTKPLVTLLARTDFFGHGHKLSGLDPEHLGVERLPGQMRPADRPAAKSTRKPVGGEV; via the coding sequence GTGGCAACGACGACGACATCCCGCCCCGGGAGGACCCTGATCATCCTGGGCGTCGTCCTGGTCCTGTTGTTCGGGATCATGGCGATCGCGAAGTCCTGGGAGCCCAAGCTGGGACTGGACCTGCGCGGTGGCACCACCATCACCCTGACGGCGAAGTCGCTGGCCGGTGGCGGCGACGTGACGGCCGAGCAGTTGACCGAGGCGAAGAACATCATCTCGCAGCGGGTGAACGGTGCCGGTATCGGTGAGGCCGAGATCGCCACGTCCGGCAGCGACCACATCACCGTCGCCGTACCGGGTGCCAACCAGGACAGTCTGGTCGACCAGGTCGGTCAGACCGCGCTGCTGTACTTCCGGGCCGTCTACGACGCCCAGGCCGGTGCTCCGGTACCGACCGCCCCGCCGTCGGCGACCCCGACCGGCAAGCCGTCGACCACGCCGAAGCCGAGTACGCCGCCGAAGCCGAGCACCACGCTGAAGCCGTCGACCAGCGCCACGCCGAACGGCCGCGCCTGGAGCAGCGTGCTGGGCGCCGCCACCCCGACGCCGACCCCGGCGAAGGCGAGCACCCCGGTGCCGTCGGCTCCGGTGCCGTCGACCCCGGCCGCCACGCCGCCCGCGCCGCCGGTCAACAACGGCGACCCGCTGAACTACCAGCCGGACGCCGCGACCCAGGCCGCGTTCGCCGCCTACACCTGTGACAAGCCCGCGCCGAAGGACGAGCCGGGCAAGCCGCTCGTCTCCTGCAGCAAGGACAAGTCCACCAAGTACCTGCTCGGCCCGGCGATCCTCAAGGGCACCGAGCTCTCCGACGCCACCGCCGGCATCCCGCAGGGCGGACTGGGCTGGCAGGTCGACCTGAAGTTCACCGGTGAGGGCGGCGAGAAGTTCCTCAACGCCACCACCGCGATCTCCAAGAAGCCCGCCGGCGCGAACCTGTTCGCGATCGTGCTGGACGGCGTCGCCATCTCCACCCCGAGCGTCACCCAGCCGATCCCGGGCGGGCAGGCGCAGATCACCGGCTCGTTCACCGAGTCCGAGGCCCGCGACCTGGCCAACGTGCTCAAGTACGGCGCGCTGCCGGTCTCCTTCGACATCTCGGAGGTCGCGACGATCTCCCCGCAGCTCGGTGGCGACCAGTTGTCGGCCGGTATCACCGCGGGCCTGATCGGCCTCGGCCTGGTGATCATCTTCTCCTTCCTCTACTACCGCGGCCTCGGCCTGGTGGTCGTGCTGTCGCTGCTCGCGGCCGCGGCGCTCACCTACGCCTGCGTCGTACTGCTGGGCAAGACGATGGGCTTCACCCTGACGCTGTCCGGTATCGCCGGTCTGATCGTCGCGATCGGTATCACCGCGGACTCGTTCGTCATCTATTTCGAACGGCTGCGCGACGAGGTCCGGGAGGGCCGCAGCCTGCGGTCGTCGGTGGAGACCGGCTGGGCCCGTGCCAAGCACACCATCATCGCGGCCGACTCGATCTCGCTGCTGGCCGCGCTGGTGCTCTACATCCTCGCCGTAGGCAGCGTGAAGGGCTTCGCGTTCACGCTCGGCCTGACCACGCTGATCGACCTGGTGATCGTGTTCGTCTTCACCAAGCCGCTGGTGACGCTGCTGGCCCGGACCGACTTCTTCGGTCACGGCCACAAGCTGTCCGGCCTCGACCCCGAACACCTCGGCGTCGAGCGGCTGCCCGGTCAGATGCGGCCGGCCGACCGGCCGGCGGCGAAGTCGACGCGCAAGCCCGTGGGAGGCGAGGTCTGA
- the secF gene encoding protein translocase subunit SecF yields the protein MSKLGTIGARLHRGEISYDFIGKRKIWFAVSIALVVISLGALFARGLALGIEFKGGVEYQTSSVKITDDTIADVSSAVKATNAKDLGDPVVTTIGGEKIRVQTKPLDQADIARVTDAIAKELNVPTAQVSTSQIGASWGSQIANKAILALIVFLVLVFGVIWIYFREPKASAAAIIALVHDVFITVGIYALIGFDVTPATVIGVLTILGYSLYDTVVVFDKVRENTRGITGSNRYTYSDATNLAVNQTIVRSINTTLIALMPVGSILVVGTVVLGTGPLKDLSLALFVGIAVGAYSSIFIAPALLAQFKEREPGMQALRRRVLAKRAASTSKAKAGTPVAAGAVVGGGSATDVSRLQDKPKSSGATAGTPTASSRPVRPTSGAGRPQPSRKPRSKRGK from the coding sequence ATGTCGAAGCTCGGAACCATCGGTGCCCGGCTGCACCGCGGTGAGATCTCCTACGACTTCATCGGCAAGCGCAAGATCTGGTTCGCGGTCTCGATCGCCCTGGTGGTGATCTCGCTCGGTGCGCTGTTCGCCCGCGGTCTGGCGCTCGGCATCGAGTTCAAGGGTGGCGTGGAGTACCAGACCAGCAGCGTCAAGATCACCGACGACACGATCGCCGACGTCTCCAGCGCGGTGAAGGCGACCAATGCCAAGGACCTCGGCGACCCGGTCGTCACCACCATCGGCGGTGAGAAGATCCGGGTCCAGACCAAGCCGCTGGACCAGGCCGACATCGCCCGGGTCACCGACGCGATCGCCAAGGAACTGAATGTGCCGACCGCGCAGGTCAGCACCTCGCAGATCGGCGCCTCGTGGGGTTCCCAGATCGCCAACAAGGCGATCCTGGCGCTGATCGTCTTCCTGGTCCTGGTCTTCGGCGTGATCTGGATCTACTTCCGTGAGCCCAAGGCCTCGGCGGCGGCCATCATCGCGCTGGTCCACGACGTGTTCATCACGGTCGGTATCTACGCGCTGATCGGCTTCGACGTCACGCCGGCCACGGTGATCGGCGTCCTGACGATCCTCGGGTACTCGCTGTACGACACCGTCGTGGTGTTCGACAAGGTCCGCGAGAACACCCGCGGCATCACCGGATCGAACCGCTACACCTACAGCGACGCGACCAACCTGGCCGTCAACCAGACCATCGTCCGCTCGATCAACACCACGCTGATCGCGCTGATGCCGGTCGGCTCGATCCTGGTCGTCGGCACCGTGGTGCTGGGCACCGGCCCGCTGAAGGACCTGTCGCTGGCCCTGTTCGTCGGTATCGCCGTCGGCGCGTACTCGTCGATCTTCATCGCTCCGGCGCTGCTGGCCCAGTTCAAGGAGCGCGAGCCGGGCATGCAGGCGCTGCGCCGCCGGGTGCTCGCCAAGCGCGCCGCCTCCACCAGCAAGGCCAAGGCCGGTACGCCGGTCGCCGCCGGCGCGGTGGTAGGCGGAGGCAGCGCCACGGACGTCTCGCGGCTGCAGGATAAGCCGAAGTCGTCGGGCGCGACCGCCGGTACGCCGACCGCGTCGAGCCGCCCAGTGCGGCCGACAAGTGGCGCCGGCCGCCCGCAACCGTCCCGGAAGCCGCGCTCCAAGCGCGGTAAGTGA
- a CDS encoding adenine phosphoribosyltransferase, whose translation MRSLDEVLKDGIRDIPDYPQAGVMFKDITPLLADHGGFSQVVEALAAFGRDADGNVVVDKVVGIEARGFILAAPVALALGAGFVPVRKKGKLPAATYEESYALEYGEATIEVHQDAFAPGDRVLVIDDVLATGGTVEACLRLVRRCGAEVAGTAVLIELSFLPGRDRLAGERVDTLVTV comes from the coding sequence ATGCGCTCGCTGGACGAGGTACTGAAAGACGGCATTCGCGACATCCCGGACTACCCGCAGGCGGGGGTGATGTTCAAGGACATCACCCCGCTGCTGGCGGACCACGGTGGCTTCAGCCAGGTGGTGGAGGCGCTGGCCGCCTTCGGCCGGGATGCCGACGGCAACGTGGTGGTCGACAAGGTGGTCGGGATCGAAGCCCGTGGCTTCATCCTGGCCGCTCCGGTCGCGCTGGCCCTGGGCGCCGGTTTCGTTCCGGTCCGCAAGAAGGGCAAGCTGCCGGCCGCGACGTACGAGGAGTCCTACGCGCTGGAGTACGGCGAGGCGACCATCGAGGTGCACCAGGACGCCTTCGCGCCAGGGGACCGGGTGCTGGTGATCGACGACGTGCTCGCCACCGGCGGCACGGTCGAGGCCTGCCTCCGCCTGGTACGCCGCTGCGGTGCCGAAGTAGCCGGTACCGCGGTCCTGATCGAGCTGTCCTTCCTGCCGGGCCGTGACCGGCTCGCCGGGGAGCGCGTCGACACCCTCGTCACCGTCTGA